One Oryza glaberrima chromosome 11, OglaRS2, whole genome shotgun sequence genomic region harbors:
- the LOC127754633 gene encoding 60 kDa jasmonate-induced protein-like, protein MAPKFGKRGNTYVGRPPIIEVVTYNVSTTQQYSGFIYDLRHRLAKHQHIGRPVLAMGSHPKQPARWMYINLVGNDNDRATLAVRDDNLYIIGFKNQKGQWFEIGVPTKNMPLLNSSTFLGCDVRYRSLLNVPEGPSTPSEVVLRELMSVDLRRTRVLDAVHELSDYAHPQNGVVDVATKRHLARLAVVICESARMTPHYDTVNNGYESNAPVTLTELQVNYLWNWTCMSRILGGWPPPTLPWELTAETKIKCFCDALTIVQLLRNTPKWHVQHRITHQRKEPPCLRRPPPSDYGPRPHAQLPPPLAKRAPQALSEEEKRPSSPDDREESSMDGCIGRLLVEVLTVNPMYASDNFHRCTIAIYDGERGQILFKHQEGDPSVIRDFQGNLFLTGPHSAISAEGSFLIEVNPHTPTGGQSYISKSQAVGGTLFWDCYDDDNEYDKILTDNFSTGLGPLRVTYAVLSNAVEATVQVKLLPLAGGRATSGSVFGVITVRSQKFGVGSVLFSRSPQAKVQLASDSTVPLARSVVAVPLDFPVLIEAQLHAGNEYFQGKLEFAAGVCGKQQTKQILHALTPRAAGAGNTVLEITWSPDFPR, encoded by the exons ATGGcgccaaaatttggcaagcgAGGAAATACGTATGTTGGAAGGCCACCCATAATTGAGGTAGTGACCTACAACGTCTCGACGACACAACAGTACAGTGGATTCATATATGACCTTCGCCACAGGCTCGCGAAGCATCAACACATTGGCCGTCCCGTTCTCGCAATGGGAAGTCATCCTAAACAGCCGGCGAGGTGGATGTACATTAACCTTGTGGGCAACGACAACGACAGGGCAACCCTGGCTGTCCGGGATGACAATCTCTACATTATTGGCTTTAAGAACCAGAAAGGACAATGGTTCGAAATTGGCGTGCCGACGAAGAACATGCCATTGCTGAACTCTTCCACGTTTTTAGGATGCGACGTCCGGTACAGAAGCTTACTTAATGTGCCGGAGGGCCCTTCAACTCCAAGCGAAGTGGTCCTGAGGGAATTGATGAGTGTAGACCTGCGAAGGACTCGCGTGCTCGACGCTGTCCATGAGCTATCGGACTACGCACATCCCCAAAATGGAGTAGTTGACGTTGCCACAAAACGGCATCTGGCGCGCCTGGCTGTTGTGATCTGCGAGTCCGCGAGGATGACTCCACATTACGACACGGTGAACAATGGCTACGAAAGCAACGCGCCTGTCACCCTCACCGAGCTGCAAGTAAACTACTTGTGGAACTGGACTTGTATGTCACGGATACTGGGCGGGTGGCCGCCGCCAACATTGCCCTGGGAACTAACTGCGGAGACCAAAATCAAATGCTTTTGTGACGCGCTCACCATAGTCCAACTGCTACGTAACACCCCGAAATGGCATGTGCAACATAGGATTACTCATCAACGCAAGGAGCCACCGTGTctgcggcggccaccaccatcGGATTATGGTCCACGCCCGCATGCACAACTGCCACCGCCACTGGCTAAACGAGCGCCACAGGCTCTCTCCGAAGAAGAAAAGAGGCCTTCATCACCTGATGACCGCGAAGAATCTTCCATGGACGGCTGTATCGGGCGCTTGTTAGTGGAGGTGCTGACCGTGAACCCCATGTACGCGAGTGACAATTTTCACAGGTGTACCATCGCAATATATGATGGGGAACGCGGCCAGATCCTCTTCAAGCACCAAGAAGGAGATCCTTCTGTCATCCGCGACTTTCAg GGCAATTTGTTCCTTACAGGTCCACATAGTGCCATCTCAGCCGAGGGGAGCTTCCTCATTGAAGTTAATCCCCACACTCCGACAGGTGGTCAATCATATATATCTAAATCTCAAGCCGTTGGTGGTACGCTGTTTTGGGACTGCTATGACGACGACAACGAGTACGACAAGATATTGACCGACAACTTCAGCACAGGCCTCGGGCCCCTTAGGGTGACCTACGCGGTGCTGAGCAACGCAGTGGAGGCCACCGTGCAGGTCAAGCTGCTGCCTCTCGCCGGAGGCAGAGCCACCTCCGGCTCCGTCTTCGGTGTCATCACCGTGCGAAGCCAAAAATTCGGGGTCGGAAGCGTGCTCTTCAGCCGTAGCCCGCAGGCCAAGGTGCAACTGGCTTCTGACTCGACGGTTCCACTCGCACGTTCTGTTGTAGCTGTACCACTTGACTTCCCTGTCTTGATAGAGGCCCAGCTGCATGCTGGCAACGAATATTTCCAAGGTAAGCTGGAGTTCGCCGCCGGTGTATGTGGTAAGCAGCAGACAAAACAAATATTGCATGCTTTAAcaccccgcgccgccggcgccggcaacacTGTGCTTGAAATCACCTGGTCACCGGACTTCCCAAGGTAA